One window of the Conexibacter sp. SYSU D00693 genome contains the following:
- a CDS encoding Fur family transcriptional regulator, whose product MLVEHVEDALRGAGLRVTGPRVAVLRVLAEADDHPRIDQVIERVRASGVSISTQAAYDVCEALTGASLARRIDLGRSPARYEARVGDNHHHLVCRSCGATVDVDCATGSAPCLAPGADHGFAVEEAEVTFWGTCPDCREASTTTEERSLTP is encoded by the coding sequence GTGCTGGTCGAGCACGTCGAAGACGCCCTGCGCGGCGCGGGACTCCGGGTCACGGGCCCGCGGGTCGCCGTGCTGCGCGTCCTCGCCGAGGCCGACGACCACCCCCGCATCGACCAGGTCATCGAGCGCGTCCGCGCGTCCGGCGTGAGCATCTCCACGCAGGCCGCCTACGACGTCTGCGAGGCGCTCACGGGCGCCTCGCTGGCGCGCCGCATCGACCTGGGACGTTCACCGGCCCGCTACGAGGCGCGCGTCGGCGACAACCACCATCACCTCGTCTGCCGCTCCTGCGGCGCGACCGTCGACGTCGACTGTGCCACCGGCTCGGCGCCCTGCCTGGCGCCGGGCGCGGACCACGGCTTCGCCGTCGAGGAGGCGGAGGTGACCTTCTGGGGCACCTGCCCCGACTGCCGAGAAGCATCGACAACCACCGAGGAGAGGTCTCTCACCCCATGA
- a CDS encoding ABC transporter substrate-binding protein, producing MRRAAALPLLLACVLGLAGCSLTGGGAGPDQDEATLLLDFQPNAVHAGIYLATARDFDGAEGVDLDVEVPGSSTDGVAQLLSGRADFAVLDIHDLALARARGRDVVGVMALVQRPLAAVLAQPSIRTPRDLEGRRVGVTGLPSDVAVLDSVVAGAGGDPDRVRRTEIGFNAVPALLSRRVAAVTAFWNVEGVELRARRPGIKEFRVDELGAPSYPELVLAVARTTIQDDPELVRAVVGSLRRGYREVLGDPEAGIGALTEEEPDLGRDQLERELDAVSPAFTAGARTYGELDPARLETWARWEARTGIVDEPPVVAQAFAPRFSTAGQIE from the coding sequence ATGCGCCGCGCCGCCGCCTTGCCCCTGCTGCTGGCCTGCGTGCTGGGCCTCGCCGGCTGCTCGCTCACCGGTGGCGGGGCCGGTCCCGACCAGGACGAGGCGACGCTGCTGCTGGACTTCCAGCCCAACGCCGTCCACGCCGGGATCTACCTCGCGACGGCGCGGGACTTCGACGGCGCCGAGGGCGTCGACCTCGACGTCGAGGTCCCCGGCTCGTCCACCGACGGCGTCGCCCAGCTGCTCAGCGGCCGCGCCGACTTCGCGGTGCTCGACATCCACGACCTCGCCCTTGCGCGGGCCCGCGGGCGCGACGTCGTCGGCGTCATGGCGCTCGTGCAGCGCCCGCTCGCCGCGGTGCTCGCGCAGCCGTCGATCCGGACGCCGCGCGACCTCGAGGGCCGGCGCGTCGGGGTCACCGGCCTGCCCAGCGACGTCGCGGTGCTCGACTCCGTCGTCGCGGGCGCCGGCGGCGATCCGGACAGGGTCCGCCGCACGGAGATCGGCTTCAACGCGGTGCCGGCGCTGCTCTCGCGCCGGGTCGCGGCGGTCACCGCCTTCTGGAACGTCGAGGGGGTCGAGCTGCGCGCGCGCCGGCCCGGCATCAAGGAGTTCCGCGTCGACGAGCTCGGCGCCCCGTCCTACCCGGAGCTCGTGCTCGCCGTCGCCCGCACGACCATCCAGGACGACCCGGAGCTCGTGCGCGCCGTCGTGGGCAGCCTGCGCCGCGGCTACCGCGAGGTGCTCGGCGACCCGGAGGCCGGCATCGGCGCGCTGACCGAGGAGGAGCCGGACCTCGGCCGCGACCAGCTCGAGCGCGAGCTCGACGCGGTCTCCCCCGCCTTCACCGCGGGTGCACGGACCTACGGCGAGCTCGACCCGGCGCGCCTGGAGACCTGGGCGCGGTGGGAGGCCAGGACGGGCATCGTCGACGAGCCCCCGGTGGTCGCGCAGGCCTTCGCCCCGCGGTTCTCGACCGCGGGCCAGATCGAGTAG
- a CDS encoding multicopper oxidase domain-containing protein, producing the protein MVGLTRRRLIASTAPVVGLGAVALGQGSAGAQHAGHAPADANGHGGGSGAGIAGHGGHAAFRGGDVDHEGNGFDPHEVLRDFDWGRTRRLPSGRVVREWTLIAGDREVELAPGVRFAAWTYNGRIPGPTLRAREGELLRITFVNGSAHPHTIHFHGIHPAAMDGVAGLGDGEIAPGGRTVYEFDATPAGVHLYHCHVRPLAEHIAKGLYGTFIVDPAEGREDADELVMVMNGFDTNFDRANELYAVNSIGFAYMDRPVQVVRDELVRIYLVNVLEYDLINSFHVHGNFFDWYPTGTSRRPAEHTDTVMLCQGQRGIAEMRFGHLGRFMFHAHQSEFTELGWQGFFEVCERRGGRLVCDLPEGRP; encoded by the coding sequence ATGGTGGGACTGACCCGGCGTCGCCTGATCGCCTCAACCGCGCCGGTGGTGGGGCTCGGCGCCGTCGCGCTGGGCCAGGGGTCGGCCGGCGCGCAGCACGCGGGGCACGCCCCGGCGGACGCGAACGGCCACGGCGGCGGGAGCGGCGCAGGGATCGCCGGCCACGGCGGCCACGCGGCGTTCCGCGGCGGCGACGTCGACCACGAGGGCAACGGCTTCGACCCGCACGAGGTGCTGCGCGACTTCGACTGGGGCCGGACGCGGCGCCTGCCCAGCGGCCGGGTCGTGCGCGAGTGGACGCTCATCGCGGGCGACCGCGAGGTCGAGCTGGCTCCGGGCGTGCGCTTCGCGGCCTGGACCTACAACGGCCGCATCCCCGGCCCCACGCTGCGCGCCCGGGAGGGCGAGCTGCTGCGCATCACCTTCGTCAACGGCTCCGCGCACCCGCACACGATCCACTTCCACGGCATCCACCCGGCGGCCATGGACGGCGTCGCGGGCCTTGGCGACGGCGAGATCGCCCCCGGCGGGCGGACCGTCTACGAGTTCGACGCGACCCCCGCCGGCGTGCACCTCTACCACTGCCACGTGCGGCCGCTGGCCGAGCACATCGCCAAGGGGCTCTACGGCACGTTCATCGTCGACCCGGCCGAGGGGCGCGAGGACGCCGACGAGCTCGTGATGGTGATGAACGGGTTCGACACGAACTTCGACCGCGCCAACGAGCTCTACGCGGTCAACAGCATCGGGTTCGCCTACATGGACCGGCCGGTGCAGGTCGTGCGCGACGAGCTCGTGCGCATCTACCTCGTGAACGTCCTCGAGTACGACCTCATCAACTCGTTCCACGTCCACGGCAACTTCTTCGACTGGTACCCCACGGGGACCAGCCGCCGGCCCGCCGAGCACACCGACACGGTCATGCTGTGCCAGGGGCAGCGCGGCATCGCCGAGATGCGCTTCGGCCACCTCGGGCGCTTCATGTTCCACGCCCACCAGTCCGAGTTCACCGAGCTGGGCTGGCAGGGGTTCTTCGAGGTGTGCGAGCGCCGCGGCGGCCGTCTGGTCTGCGACCTCCCGGAGGGCCGCCCGTGA
- a CDS encoding ZIP family metal transporter produces the protein MSALAQAGRLRRVPSWVLGVVPLLLVALAVGAFAALDGPGLGDRKGPPIEELAVERTTLEPGVIELTVRNDGPDPVHIAQASVNDAFVAFEGGERAIGRLGTETLRLRQPWVEGEAYEVALLTSTGATIVHEVPAAVQTPDPDVSFFALMALLGVYVGVIPIALGMLWLPWIRRIPPSWLRGVMALTVGLLVVLGIDAWLEGGELAAEGSQALGGTALVALGAVVAYLLLSGVGAWLDDRRRQAAEDGATGQRLALLVAIGIGLHNLGEGLAIGSAYATGALALGAALVVGFALHNTTEGLAIIGPMARQRVAPRRLALLGLLAGGPAVVGAWIGATLYTPSAAALMLGFGVGAIAQVVVQIAPTIRDDRGRLLHPPAVAGMLGGMALMFGTGLLVTA, from the coding sequence GTGAGCGCGCTCGCCCAGGCCGGTCGCCTGCGCCGGGTCCCGAGCTGGGTCCTCGGCGTCGTGCCGCTGCTGCTCGTCGCGCTGGCCGTCGGCGCGTTCGCGGCGCTGGACGGCCCGGGGCTGGGGGACCGCAAGGGCCCGCCGATCGAGGAGCTCGCGGTCGAGCGCACGACGCTCGAGCCGGGCGTCATCGAGCTCACGGTCCGCAACGACGGACCCGACCCCGTGCACATCGCGCAGGCCAGCGTCAACGACGCCTTCGTGGCCTTCGAGGGCGGTGAGCGCGCCATCGGCCGCCTGGGCACGGAGACCTTGCGCCTGCGCCAGCCGTGGGTCGAGGGCGAGGCCTACGAGGTGGCGCTGCTGACCTCCACGGGCGCGACCATCGTCCACGAGGTCCCCGCCGCGGTGCAGACGCCCGACCCGGACGTCTCGTTCTTCGCGCTCATGGCGCTGCTGGGCGTCTACGTCGGGGTCATCCCGATCGCGCTCGGGATGCTCTGGCTGCCGTGGATCCGGCGCATCCCGCCGTCGTGGCTGCGCGGCGTGATGGCGCTGACGGTGGGGCTGCTCGTCGTGCTCGGCATCGACGCGTGGCTCGAGGGCGGGGAGCTGGCGGCCGAGGGCTCGCAGGCCCTGGGCGGCACCGCGCTGGTGGCGCTGGGCGCCGTCGTGGCCTACCTGCTCCTCTCGGGGGTGGGCGCCTGGCTGGACGACCGCCGTCGCCAGGCGGCCGAGGACGGGGCCACCGGTCAGCGGCTCGCGCTGCTCGTCGCGATCGGCATCGGCCTGCACAACCTCGGCGAGGGGCTGGCCATCGGCTCGGCCTACGCGACGGGGGCGCTGGCGCTCGGCGCCGCGCTCGTGGTCGGCTTCGCCCTGCACAACACGACGGAGGGCCTGGCGATCATCGGGCCCATGGCGCGCCAGCGGGTGGCGCCGCGGCGGCTCGCGCTGCTCGGGCTGCTGGCCGGCGGCCCGGCGGTGGTCGGCGCGTGGATCGGCGCGACGCTCTACACGCCGAGCGCCGCCGCCCTGATGCTCGGCTTCGGCGTCGGCGCCATCGCCCAGGTGGTCGTGCAGATCGCGCCCACCATCCGCGACGACCGCGGGCGCCTGCTCCATCCGCCGGCCGTCGCGGGGATGCTCGGCGGGATGGCGCTCATGTTCGGCACCGGCCTGCTGGTCACCGCCTGA
- a CDS encoding Nramp family divalent metal transporter: MNAPRGDGGAAVEVPRERAGAGPGPAAATPSELQRIRERRGLRGVLPLLGPAFVACIAYVDPGNFATNIAGGAAHGYTLLWVILMANLMGMLIQNLTAKVGIATGRNLAELCRERFGRRTSIGLWIQAELIAMATDLAEFIGAAIALNLLFGVPLLPAGLITAVVAFALLGLQRRGHRRFEAVIAGFLLLILLGFLYDTLRIGFDAGDAGAGFVPGFDGSDSVLLAVGILGATVMPHVIYLHSALTQRRIPLHSVEDRRRMLRFNRIDVTIAMGLAGLVNMSMLVIAAALFHDRGMDVDTIEGAHAGFEDLVGPGAAMAFALALLASGFASSSVGTYAGQVVMQGFIRRTIPLVLRRLITMSPALVVLAIGVDPTRALVISQVVLSFGIPFALVPLVLLTRDRAVMGELVNRRITTVAASGVAALIIALNAYLLEQTILG; this comes from the coding sequence TTGAACGCCCCGCGGGGGGACGGCGGCGCCGCCGTCGAGGTCCCCCGCGAGCGCGCCGGCGCCGGTCCCGGGCCGGCGGCCGCCACGCCCTCGGAGCTCCAGCGCATCCGCGAGCGCCGTGGCCTGCGCGGCGTCCTGCCGCTGCTCGGCCCGGCGTTCGTCGCCTGCATCGCCTACGTCGACCCCGGCAACTTCGCCACGAACATCGCCGGCGGCGCGGCGCACGGCTACACGCTGCTCTGGGTGATCCTCATGGCCAACCTCATGGGGATGCTGATCCAGAACCTCACGGCGAAGGTCGGCATCGCGACGGGGCGCAACCTCGCGGAGCTGTGCCGCGAGCGCTTCGGCCGGCGCACGAGCATCGGCCTGTGGATCCAGGCCGAGCTCATCGCCATGGCCACGGACCTCGCGGAGTTCATCGGCGCGGCGATCGCGCTCAACCTGCTCTTCGGGGTCCCGCTGCTGCCCGCGGGGTTGATCACCGCGGTCGTCGCCTTCGCCCTCCTGGGCCTCCAGCGCCGCGGCCACCGGCGCTTCGAGGCGGTCATCGCGGGCTTCCTGCTGCTCATCCTGCTGGGCTTCCTCTACGACACGCTGCGCATCGGCTTCGACGCCGGCGACGCGGGGGCGGGCTTCGTCCCCGGCTTCGACGGCTCCGACAGCGTCCTGCTGGCCGTCGGCATCCTCGGCGCGACGGTGATGCCCCACGTCATCTACCTGCACTCCGCCCTGACGCAGCGGCGGATCCCCCTGCACAGCGTCGAGGACCGCCGGCGCATGCTGCGCTTCAACCGCATCGACGTGACGATCGCCATGGGCCTCGCGGGCCTCGTGAACATGTCGATGCTCGTCATCGCGGCGGCGCTGTTCCACGACCGCGGCATGGACGTCGACACGATCGAGGGCGCCCACGCGGGCTTCGAGGACCTCGTCGGGCCGGGCGCCGCCATGGCCTTCGCCCTCGCGCTCCTCGCGTCGGGCTTCGCCAGCTCGAGCGTCGGGACCTACGCCGGGCAGGTGGTGATGCAGGGCTTCATCCGGCGCACGATCCCGCTCGTGCTGCGGCGGCTCATCACGATGTCGCCGGCGCTCGTCGTGCTCGCCATCGGCGTCGACCCCACGCGCGCGCTCGTGATCTCGCAGGTCGTGCTGAGCTTCGGCATCCCCTTCGCGCTCGTGCCGCTCGTCCTGCTCACCCGTGACCGCGCGGTGATGGGGGAGCTCGTCAACCGCCGCATCACGACGGTGGCCGCCTCGGGCGTCGCGGCGCTCATCATCGCGCTGAACGCCTACCTGCTCGAGCAGACCATCCTGGGCTGA
- a CDS encoding metal-dependent transcriptional regulator, with product MDVSSSVQDYAKTIYALEQRGPGAVTTNAIADRMGVSPASASGMVKKLDGLGLVSHVPYKGVQLTPRGLRVALEVIRHHRLLERFLAEELGVPWDRVHDEAEVLEHVLSEELEELIAAKLGHPTHDPHGDPIPTADLVIDEGTSVSLQTLDAGATGTFTRVSDSDPEMLRWLGERGIAPGDRVEVVDKQPFGGPVFARFGDDVHPLGGALAAAMRVEVDA from the coding sequence ATGGACGTCTCATCCTCGGTCCAGGACTACGCGAAGACGATCTACGCGCTCGAGCAGCGTGGGCCCGGTGCCGTCACGACGAACGCCATCGCGGACCGCATGGGCGTCAGTCCGGCCTCCGCGTCGGGCATGGTCAAGAAGCTCGACGGCCTCGGCCTCGTCTCGCACGTCCCGTACAAGGGCGTCCAGCTCACACCGCGCGGACTGCGCGTCGCGCTCGAGGTCATCCGCCACCACCGGCTGCTCGAGCGCTTCCTCGCCGAGGAGCTGGGCGTGCCGTGGGACCGCGTCCACGACGAGGCCGAGGTGCTCGAGCACGTCCTGAGCGAGGAGCTCGAGGAGCTCATCGCCGCCAAGCTCGGCCACCCCACCCACGACCCGCACGGCGACCCGATCCCGACCGCCGACCTCGTCATCGACGAGGGCACGAGCGTGAGCCTGCAGACGCTGGACGCCGGCGCGACCGGCACGTTCACGCGCGTCTCGGACAGCGACCCGGAGATGCTGCGCTGGCTGGGCGAGCGCGGGATCGCTCCGGGGGATCGCGTCGAGGTCGTGGACAAGCAGCCCTTCGGCGGCCCGGTCTTCGCCCGCTTCGGCGACGACGTGCACCCGCTGGGCGGCGCGCTCGCGGCGGCGATGCGCGTCGAGGTCGACGCTTGA
- a CDS encoding folate-binding protein YgfZ — protein sequence MDAYEVLTQGCGLVDRSESGKLALTGDQAAEMLNGLVTNDVEALEPGHGLYAAYLTPKGRMLGDVRVLRREDELLLLCERSALQDLFDLLRRGVVGWRAELHKRTVQMALFSLVGPAADAVLDMAAPPAHEHAHVPVLGGVAVRTDLGADVVVPAERAGEAKAWLLERGAVEVDEAAAEVVRVERGRPRYGVDLDSTVIPQEAGLNDRAVSFTKGCYVGQETVARLFYKGKPNRRLRGLALDAPVEPGAVLRAGEREAGRVGSAVVSPARGPLALAFVRREVEDGAEVEVGDAGVRARVVALPFGDAA from the coding sequence ATGGACGCGTACGAGGTGCTCACGCAGGGCTGCGGGCTCGTCGACCGCTCCGAGTCCGGCAAGCTCGCGCTGACCGGCGACCAGGCGGCCGAGATGCTCAACGGCCTGGTCACCAACGACGTCGAGGCCCTCGAGCCCGGGCATGGCCTCTACGCCGCGTACCTCACGCCCAAGGGCCGGATGCTCGGCGACGTGCGCGTCCTGCGCCGCGAGGACGAGCTGCTGCTGCTCTGCGAGCGCAGCGCCCTGCAGGACCTCTTCGACCTCCTGCGCCGCGGCGTCGTGGGCTGGCGCGCCGAGCTGCACAAGCGCACGGTGCAGATGGCGCTCTTCTCGCTCGTGGGCCCGGCGGCCGACGCCGTGCTCGACATGGCCGCGCCGCCCGCGCACGAGCACGCGCACGTCCCGGTCCTCGGCGGCGTCGCGGTGCGCACCGACCTCGGGGCCGACGTCGTCGTCCCCGCCGAGCGCGCCGGCGAGGCGAAGGCCTGGCTGCTCGAGCGCGGCGCGGTCGAGGTCGACGAGGCCGCGGCGGAGGTCGTGCGCGTCGAGCGCGGCCGCCCGCGCTACGGCGTCGACCTCGACAGCACGGTCATCCCGCAGGAGGCCGGGCTCAACGACCGCGCGGTGAGCTTCACCAAGGGCTGCTACGTCGGGCAGGAGACCGTCGCGCGGCTCTTCTACAAGGGCAAGCCGAACCGCCGCCTGCGCGGCCTGGCCCTCGACGCGCCGGTGGAGCCCGGCGCCGTCCTGCGCGCGGGCGAGCGCGAGGCGGGACGCGTCGGCTCGGCCGTCGTCTCCCCCGCGCGCGGGCCGCTCGCGCTGGCCTTCGTGCGCCGCGAGGTGGAGGACGGCGCGGAGGTCGAGGTCGGCGACGCGGGCGTGCGCGCGCGGGTCGTCGCGCTGCCCTTCGGCGACGCCGCCTAG
- a CDS encoding exonuclease domain-containing protein, with protein sequence MSLLDHPLATAEFLALDTETNGKAGDACEVTEVGAVLVGGGELHDRWETLVPVRAPLGRGIQRFTGITQDMVDEAPPAEVTLPELAELLEGRVLVAHSASFDKRVLAQAFERAGLAWPDPPSLCTVALARRLHPLARQRKLGPLAESLGIDVGVTHRALADAETCARVFCALFPRLCGNAATVGEALALLRAARPGGRRTRRTDGGGSLRGTRKRKPDMSHLPDEPGVYVFRNAEGQPLYVGKSISVRTRAKAHFAPSSPDTSWIAQVEMAEGRPTASELGALLLEEQLIRELRPPGNLRGRDRNEDRWVFLRCRLDIPFPVLEVASEPAAGLGVSVGPLLGRHAAGELVEQLQSLFGLRHCGRKLQRREHPSAYGQMGRCLSPCLGDLDPNAYRRRLDQALALFSGPRAGKPAVLAHLDREMRAAAEAHQFERAAWLRRRRVRLAELLDRVGGTAEAAHAHPRLVLAAHPEAPRADLLWLVGGRVADWGEVAGPDEAWERTQTALRGHDGRPVALTAEQARQARVATTWLAANEVHELALEPRPDRATFDRWLRAAMPKDLRPAARTTGKRAAPVRVPASGDAAAAAA encoded by the coding sequence ATGTCGCTGCTGGACCACCCGCTCGCCACCGCCGAGTTCCTCGCCCTGGACACCGAGACCAACGGCAAGGCCGGCGACGCGTGCGAGGTCACGGAGGTCGGCGCGGTGCTCGTCGGCGGCGGCGAGCTGCACGACCGCTGGGAGACGCTGGTCCCCGTCCGCGCACCGCTCGGGCGCGGCATCCAGCGCTTCACCGGCATCACGCAGGACATGGTCGACGAGGCCCCGCCGGCGGAGGTCACGCTGCCCGAGCTCGCCGAGCTCCTCGAGGGCCGCGTGCTCGTCGCGCACTCCGCCTCGTTCGACAAGCGCGTGCTGGCGCAGGCCTTCGAGCGCGCCGGGCTGGCGTGGCCCGACCCGCCGTCGCTGTGCACCGTCGCGCTCGCCCGGCGGCTGCACCCGCTGGCCCGCCAGCGCAAGCTCGGTCCGCTGGCCGAGTCCCTCGGGATCGACGTGGGGGTGACCCACCGCGCCCTGGCCGACGCCGAGACGTGCGCGCGCGTGTTCTGCGCGCTCTTCCCGCGGCTGTGCGGCAACGCCGCGACGGTGGGGGAGGCGCTCGCGCTGCTGCGCGCCGCGCGGCCGGGCGGTCGCCGCACCCGGCGCACGGACGGCGGCGGCTCGCTGCGCGGGACGCGCAAGCGCAAGCCGGACATGAGCCACCTGCCCGACGAGCCGGGCGTCTACGTCTTCCGCAACGCCGAGGGCCAGCCGCTGTACGTCGGCAAGTCGATCTCCGTGCGCACGCGCGCGAAGGCGCACTTCGCGCCGAGCTCGCCCGACACGTCGTGGATCGCCCAGGTCGAGATGGCCGAGGGCCGGCCGACCGCGAGCGAGCTGGGTGCGCTGCTGCTCGAGGAGCAGCTCATCCGCGAGCTGCGCCCGCCGGGCAACCTGCGCGGCCGCGACCGCAACGAGGACCGCTGGGTCTTCCTGCGCTGCCGCCTGGACATCCCGTTCCCGGTGCTCGAGGTCGCCTCGGAGCCGGCCGCGGGGCTCGGCGTCTCGGTCGGCCCGCTGCTCGGCCGCCACGCCGCGGGCGAGCTCGTCGAGCAGCTCCAGTCGCTCTTCGGCCTGCGCCACTGCGGGCGCAAGCTCCAGCGCCGCGAGCACCCGAGCGCCTACGGGCAGATGGGCCGCTGCCTGTCGCCGTGCCTCGGCGACCTGGACCCCAACGCCTACCGCCGGCGCCTGGACCAGGCGCTCGCGCTGTTCAGCGGGCCCCGCGCCGGCAAGCCCGCGGTCCTCGCGCACCTCGACCGCGAGATGCGCGCCGCCGCCGAGGCCCACCAGTTCGAGCGCGCCGCGTGGCTGCGCCGCCGTCGCGTGCGCCTCGCCGAGCTGCTGGACCGCGTCGGCGGGACGGCCGAGGCGGCGCACGCGCACCCGCGCCTGGTCCTCGCCGCCCACCCGGAGGCGCCGCGGGCCGACCTGCTGTGGCTCGTCGGCGGGCGGGTCGCCGACTGGGGCGAGGTCGCCGGTCCCGACGAGGCGTGGGAGCGCACGCAGACGGCGCTGCGCGGCCACGACGGCCGGCCGGTCGCCCTCACCGCCGAGCAGGCCCGTCAGGCGCGAGTCGCCACCACGTGGCTCGCGGCCAACGAGGTCCACGAGCTGGCGCTCGAGCCGCGGCCCGATCGCGCGACGTTCGACCGCTGGCTGCGCGCCGCGATGCCGAAGGACCTGCGGCCGGCGGCGAGGACGACGGGCAAGCGTGCGGCGCCGGTGCGGGTGCCCGCCTCCGGCGACGCTGCGGCAGCGGCGGCCTAG